From Longimicrobium sp.:
CACGACCCTGGTGCCGTACTCCATCATCTGCTTGGTGTGGAACGAGCCGTCACGGCCCGTGATCCCCTGCACCACCAGGCGCGTGTCGTTGTCGATGAAGATGCTCACTGGGCCTCCCCGTTGGCCAAAGCGACGGCCTTCTGCACGGCGTCGTCCATGTCGGTAAGCGCGGTGAACCCGGCTTCGTTCAGGATCTTGATGGCGATCTCTTCGTTGGTGCCGGTCAGGCGGATGACGATGGGGATGTCCATGTTCAGCTGCCGCGTGGCCGTCACGATCCCGTTCGCCACGTCGTCCGTCCGGGTGATGCCGCCGAAGATGTTGAACAGGATGACCTTGACCGCCGGGTCGGTGGTGATGATGCGGAGGGCGTTGACCACCTTTTCCGGGTTCGACGAGCCGCCGATGTCCAGGAAGTTGGCCGGGTCGCCGCCGTAGTACTTCACCAGGTCCATGGTGGCCATGGCCAGCCCGGCGCCGTTCACCACGCAGCCGACGTTGCCGTCCAGCTTGATGAAGGTCAGCCCCGCCTCGCGCGCCTGCACCTCGGCCGGCGCCTCGGACGATTCGTCGCGCAGCGCCTCGATGGCCGGCAGGCGGAAGAGCTCGTTGTCGTCGATGTTGAACTTGGCGTCGATCGCCTTGACCTCGCCCGAGGGCGTGGTGATCAGCGGGTTGATCTCGACCAGCGAGCCGCCCGCCTCCATGAACGCCTTGTAGAGCTGCTGGATGATCTTGGCCGCCGCGCGCTGCTGCTTCACGTCCGTATACAGCTTCGTGGCCAGCTCGTACGCCTGGTGCGGAAGCAGGCCGTAGCGCGGGTCCACCGGCAGCTTGATGATGGCTTCGGGGTTGGTGTGCGCCACCTCTTCGATGTCCACGCCGCCCGCCGCCGACACCATGAACACGGGCGCATGGCTGGCGCGGTCCAGGATGATGCCGACGTACGCCTCGCTCGCGATGTCCTCGGCCGGGGCGACGAGCACCTTTTGCACCGGGAGGTCCTTGATGGTCAGCTTGAGGATGGCCTCGGCCTTCTCGCGCGCCTCTTCCGGCGTGCTGGCGAGCTTGACGCCGCCCGCCTTGCCGCGCCCGCCGGCGTGCACCTGGGCCTTGATCACCACGGCCCCGCCCAGGCGGCGCGCGATTTCTTCGGCCTGCTCCGGCGTGGTCGCCACCTCGCCCATGGGGACGGGGATCCCCTGCGCGGCCAGGAGCTCTTTGGCCTGGTATTCGTGGATGTTCACCGGGACAGTTCCGGTTCGGGTGATGAAAAAGAGTGCGTGCCGCGCACTCCGGACTTCCGCCGAAAAGGCGCAGCATGATAGCGGGCGGATGTATTCGCGGCAACGTCTTGCGAACGCCGGGTGTTACGCGGACCGCTTCCGCATCAGCCACACCGCCACCCCCAGCAGCACCAGCCCGATGGCGAACACGATCAGCGACGTCGCGAGCGGATCGCTGTACATCACCGTCATCCCCCCGAACGCCATCACCGCCCCGCCGGCGAGCAGCAGCACGAGCGCGAGCAGGATGCGGAGGATGCGGAGCGGAGTCATTGGGAGAAAAGCATCACACAGAGACGCAGAGGGAAAGGCAAGGGCACAGAGAAGCCCTTCGTTGTTCTTGTAGTGCCCCTCTGTGGCTCTGTGTGAGGCCATCTGTTCTCTTCCGCAACGACGCGCCGCCCCTGAATGCGGGACGGCGCGTGCGTTGAAGGCGAGGCGAACGAGCGCTCAGTGGCCGACGGAGGGGCCACCGATGCCCTCGCCGGCGAGCCAGCCTTCCATCTCGGAGCGGATCTCCTCCAGGCGCTCGTCGGTCTTGGCCTCGTAGCGCGCCACCAGCACCGGCTCCGTGTTGGAGGCGCGGATCAGCCCCCAGCCGTCGCCGAAGAGAACGCGGGCGCCGTCCACGTCGATCACCTCGTGGTCCTTGCGGAAGTGCGCCGTGGCGCGCTCCACGATGGCGAACTTGGTCTCCTCGGTGGCCGGGTAGCGCAGCTCGGCGGTGGAGACGAAGACGGGGAACTCGGCGATCCACTCGCTGAGCGGACGCCCCTGCCGCGCCACGATGTCGATCAGCAGGACGGCGCCATAGAGGGCGTCGTCGTAGCCAAAGTAGTTGTCGCCGAACATGATGTGGCCCGAGAGCTCGCCCGAGAGCAGCGACCCCTCCTCCTTCATCCGCTTCTTGATCAGCGAGTGGCCGGTGGCGTTCATCACCGGCACGCCGCCCACCTTCTCCAGCATCTCGGGAAGGAGCTGCGAGCACTTCACGTCGAACACCACCTTCTGCCCCGGCCCGCGGCGCTGGATCAGGTCCAGGCCGTACAGCAGGAGGAGGGTGTCGCCGCGCACGATCTCGCCGCGGTCGTCGATGGCGCCGATGCGGTCCGCGTCGCCGTCGAAGGCCACGCCCAGGTCCGCGCCCTCCGCCTTCACGCGGGCGATGATGTCCACCAGGTTCTTGTCCACCACCGGGTCCGGGTGGTGGTTGGGAAAGGTGCCGTCCGACTCGCAGAAGATGGGGATCACCTCCACGTTGTCGCCAAGCGCCGTCAGCAGGCGCTCGGCCACGATGGAGCCGGTACCGTTGCCGCAGTCCACCACCACCTTGAGCTTGCGGCCGATGGTGAAGCGCTCCGCGATGTAGCGGACGTAGTCGTCCATCACGTCACGCTCCTCGACGCTTCCTTCCCCGCTCTCGTAGTCGCTCTCGTCGATCATGCGGCGCACCTCCTGGATGGAGTCGCCGTAGATGGAGCCGCCGAGCGTCATTTTGAAGCCGTTGTACTGCGGCGGGTTGTGCGATCCCGTCACCTGCAGCCCGCCGTCCAGCTCGCCGTGGTACACCGCGAAGGAATGCACGGGGGTGGGCACGAGGCCCACGTCCACCACGTGCACGCCGGCGGCCACCATCCCGCGGCGCACGCCGGCGGCGAGGTCCGGAGAGGTGAGGCGGTTGTCGCGCCCCAGCGCCAGCGTCGGCCGGGGCTTGCCCAGCCGGCGGATGGCGAGCGTGGCGAAGGCGCGGCCGATCTGCTCGGCCACCTCCACGGTGACGTCGGGTCCTACGACGCCGCGGATGTCGTACTGACGGAAGATGTGCGGATTGGCCATGTCTCTCCTCAGGCTTCGAGCACCAGCGCCACGCATTCGATCTCCACGGCGCAGTTGCGCGGGAGGCCGGCGGCCTGCACGCTCGACCGCGCCGGGGCATGGTCGCCGAAGTGGCGGCCGTACACCTCGTTCATGGCCGTGAAGTCGTTCATGTCGCGCAGGAACACCGTCGTCTTGACCACCGCAGACAGGTCTGAGCCGGCCTCCTGCAGCACGGCGCGCAGGTTCTTCATCACCTGCTCCGTCTGCGCCACCACGTCGCCCTCGATGAGCTGCATGCTCACCGGGTCAAGCGCGATCTGCCCGGCGGTGAAGACGAAGCCGCGGGCCACGATGGCCTGGCTGTACGGGCCGATGGCGGCGGGCGCCTGGTCGGTGTGGACCTTTTGAAGAGACGTCATAGCCTTGGAAGTGCGTTGGTGCGTGAGTGCGTGAGTGCGCCTTCGGGGTCAGGCTTCCGCGCGGTCGGCGAGCATCGCCCGCAGTTCGTCCGGGGCGACGGTGGCGACGCCGGGTTTCCCCACCTCGATTCCCGCGGCAAGGTTGGCGAGGACGGCGGCCTCCTCGATGGTCGCGCCGGCGGCCAGGGCGACGGCCAGGAACGCCGTCACCGTGTCGCCCGCGCCGGAAACGTCGTAGACCTCCCGCGCCTGCGTGGGGATGCGGAACGAGCTGCCGCCCTCCGAGCGCAGCGCCATCCCGTCCTCGCCCAGCGTCAGGAGGAGGTGGCGGGCGCCGGTCTGGGTGCGCGCGTTCTCCAGCCACTCGTCGTCGCCGGCGCGCACGGGGCTGGCCATGGCCGTGCCCAGTTCCACCGCGTTGGGCTTGAAGACGGTGGCGCCGCCGAACGCAAAGAAGTTGCGGAACTTGGGGTCCACCACGCTGGGGATCCCCGCCGCCTCCGCCGCGTCCAGCGCCGTGCGGATCACAGACGGCACCAGGACGCCCTTGTTGTAGTCCTCCAGCACCAGCGCGTCGCACGCGGCGACGGCGGCGCGGACGTGCTCGCACAGCTCGGCGGCGCAGTCGTCCGGGAGGTCGTCGTCGCGCTCGCGGTCGAAGCGCACCACCTGCTGCTGCCGCGCCACCACGCGCGTCTTGGTGGTGGTGGGGCGGTCGGGGCGCTCCACCAGCCGCGCGTGCACCTTGCCGCCGTCCAGCTCCGCCAGCTCGCGGCGGATCTGCGCCCCGGCGGCGTCCATCCCCACGTAGCCCACCACCTCGCACGCGGCGCCCAGCGCGGCGACGTTGGCGGCCACGTTGGCGGCTCCGCCCAGCGCCGTCCGCTCCTCGGTGACGTGCACCACCGGCACCGGCGCCTCGGGCGAGATGCGCGACACGGCGCCCACGAGGTACACGTCCAGCATCAGGTCGCCGACGACCACCACGCGAAGGCCGCGCCCGCGCTCCAGGATCTCGTCCAGCCGCGCCCGCGTGAGCCGCTCCATCCGCCCCAGACGTTCAGTGCACGCTTCCGGGCCCCGGGGCCGGGAAAAGGAGCGCCAATGTAGGCGGGCGGTGGGGGGGAGACAAGACGGCGCGGGCCCCTCCCCGCTCGTTCCTCGCTGCCCCTCCCCCAAAACAACCTGGGGGAGGGGCGCACGCCGGCATCTGCCCGTTGCCCGCAGGTCCGTAGGGGCGCGATTCATCGCGCCCGTGCCCGATGCTGATCCGCGCCCCTCGCGCACACCGATGCCCTCGTAGGGGCGGCCCCGTGTGGCCGCCCGTGCCCGCCCCCGCCCCGATGCCGGCCACCCGCGCGAATCCATGCAAAGGCCCCTCCCCCAGGTAGTTATCGGGGGAGGGGCCGCGAGTTGACGAGCGGGGGTAGGGGCCTCCTCACCACCCCAGCACCTCCTCGATCTGCCGCGCGAGCTCCATCGGATCGAACGGCTTGGTGAGGACGCCGCTGACACCCAGGTCCTGGAAGCGCGTGCGATCCGAGGCCTGCACCTTGGCCGTCAGGAGGATCACGGGGATCTCCGCGGTGGCCGGTTGCGCCCGCAACGCGCGAAAGGTGGAGGGGCCGTCCATCTCCGGCATCATCACGTCCAAGAGGATCGCGTCGGGCACGCGCTCCGCGGCGACGCGGAGGCCCTCGGCGCCGGAGCTGGCGCTGAACACCTCCCAGCCGGCGACCGCCTCCAGCGCGAGCTGCGCCACCTCGCGGATGTCGTCCTCGTCGTCGATCACCAGAACACGTCTGCTCATCAGGGGTGCGGCGGGGTCAGGGGAAGAAGACGCGCTCCGGCCAGTGACGAGGCCGGAGCGCGTTCGAGTGCATGGCGCCGCGCTATTCCTCGTCGCCCGCGCCGTTGGAGCCGCCCGCGGACCCGAGGCGCGCCTGCACGTGCTCCACGCCTTCCTGCGTGATGGCGTATTGCTTCCGCGCCTGCCGCGTGGTTCCCATCTTCTTCTTCTGCGTCATCAGCGGCGGGCGCGAGCGCAGGTTCGACTCGATGGCGCGCGTGATGTTGGGAACCGGCAGGCCGTTGCGCTTCAGCTCGGCGTTGATCGCCTGGCTGGTGACGGTGCGGTCCGGACGGCCCTTGGAGAGCACGTACGCGCCCAGCAGCGCGCGCTCCGCCATCGTCTCCGGACGCCACTGCTCCACCAGCGCGCCCACCTGCGCCACCGGCCGCCGCGGACCGGTTCCCGAGCCCTTGGGACGGCCGGGACGGCGCTTGACGGGCTCTTCGGTGGCCGTGCTTTCCTCGGTGGAGGCGCCCGCGGAGGCAGCGGACGAGCGGCCTCCGCCCTGGAAGGCGCGCTGCAGGAGGATGTCGCGCGCGTGCTCCTTGAGCACGGGGTCGTAGCTGGAAATCGCCGCGTTGATCTCGTCGAGCAGCGCTCTGACTTCACGCAGGTCGGTCATAGGGTGTCATGTTCTGGGGCTTTCGCGCGCACGGTCGTGCGGGCGGAGCTCCACGTTGCGGGCCGGGTTGCGGTCGTGTGGACGCGCAATGTTGCCGGTACGCAACATTTAATCCGCGGCGGCGAGTGCCGTCAAGTAGTGCTGGTATGCCTCGTCCCCGAAGCACACCACCGTGACCTCTTCCGGAAGCTCGTTCTCGCGAAAGTGTGTGAGCGCGGTGGCGATTGCGATGCGCGCCGCTCGGGCCAGCGGGAAGCGATAGGCCCCGGTGCTGATCGACGGGAATGCAATGGTGCGCAGCCCGTGCTCCGTCGCGATCGCGAGCGAATTGCGCCACGCGGAGGCCAATAGTTCGTCCTCTCCATGGCTACCGTCCTGCCATACCGGCCCCACCGTGTGGATCACCCAGCGCGCCGGCAACCTGTAGCCGCGCGTGATCTTGGCCTCGCCGGTGCGGCAGCCGCCCAGCATGCGGCACTCGGCGACGAGCTCGGGCCCTGCCGCGCGGTGAATGGCGCCGTCCACCCCGCCGCCGCCGAGCAGAGAGGTGTTGGCGGCGTTCACGATGGCGTCCACGTCCGCCTTTGTGATGTCGCCGTTGGTGATGCGGATGCGCTCCTGGGGCGTCATGAGTCGCGCATGGCGAGTCCCGCCGTGGTCATGAGGGCCGCTCCGGAGGCGAGCCAGCGCGCCAGGCTCTCCTCCTCCTTTTCGATCCCCAGCCCCCACGTCGCGTCGCTGATCAGGGTCACGGGGAGCGCCCGTTGAGGCGCCAGCATTCCCTCCACCGCCTGCTTGACGCACACGTCGCGCGCCACGCCGGCCACGAACACCTCCACCGGCTTCCTTAGCTCTTCGCGAAGGGCGCGCAGCAGGTCGTCGGTAGCGCGGTTGCCCTCGAACACGTCGAACTTGCTTTTGTGGATGAAGACGGGCCTGCGTGTCGCTACCGCGCGGCGCGCGGCGGCGCGGGCGTCCTCGGGGGTGGCGGCGCGGGAGAGGACGATGGGGTCCTCGGGGCGGATGGAGGCCAGTATCTGCGCGCCCTCCCGTTCGGCCGCGTCGTCCGAGAGGCCCATGCAGTGCGGCGGATAGGTGCCGCGCGACGGGTCGGGCGCCGCGGCGTCGATCTCCTCGTCCGCGTACGAGTGCCAGTCGCCCGTGTAGACCATGACGTCGCAGCGCGCGCGCATCCACTCCACCGCCCGCTCGATGGCGGGGATCGCCTGCGTGGCGCCCGCGTCCTCTCCGTTGTCGAAAAGGTCGTGGACGTACAGGCGCCCTCCCTGCTCCGGCGGCAGGAGGAAATCGTTCTGCGCGTCCACCACCCAGCCGATGCGGGCCTTCATCGCGCGCTCCGGCCCGGGTATACGGGCTTGGCGGCGCGCTTCCACGCGGTGGCGTCCACGCGTGCCAGCACCGCCGCGACGACGGACTCGGGGATCCCCTCGGGCAGGCTCTCGCCGCGCGCGCGGGCGGCGCCGAAGGCCGGCCAGTAGTGCGCGAGCACCTGATCCGCCTCGCCATAGGTGAAGCCGAGTTCGCTCTCGTCCGTCTGCCCCGGCCACAGGTCCGCGGAGGGCGCCTTGTCGATCACCACGGACGGGACGCCGGACGCCTCCGCGAGCTGCCACACCTCCGTCTTGAGAAAGGGCGAGAGCACTTCCAGGTCGCTCGCCGCGTCGCCGTGGACGGTGAAGTAGCCCAGGAGGTTCTCGGTGCGGTTCTCGGTGCCCAGGACGAGCGTGTCGCCCGCCATGTTGGCGAACGTGTAGAGGGTGACGGCGCGATGGCGGGCCTTGAGGTTCCCCAGCGCGAGCACCGCGCGCACGTTGGACGGATCGGCCGCGAGCACGTCGTGCAGCCCCGACGCCGCGGCAGACGCGTCCACCGACGCCGCGATGTCGATCGTCCGCCACTCCGCCTCTGGCAGGCGCTCGGCCACGGCGCGCGCGTCATTGAGCGACGCCGGCGCCGATGCCGCGTGGCGTCCGCTGCCGTACGGCATCGAGAGGAGGACGACGTTCTCCGGGCCGAGCGCGCGCGCCGCCACCATGGCCGCAACGGCGCTGTCCACGCCGCCCGAAAGCCCCATCACCACCCGCCGCATCCCCGCCCCGCGCACCACGCCGGCCAGCCACTCCGCCATCGCCGCCAGCTCCGCCTCCGCGTCGATGCGGAGGGTCGCGGGGATCTCCCGGCGGCTCGTGGAGGTTGCGCTCGCTGTGGTCATATCGCTCTCCCGTGGTCCAGAGGGATGTTCATCGTCGTTGCGAACTGCACTTCGCACTCTATTTCACTCCAAGCACTTAGCACCTAGCACTTAGCACTTCCGTTCACCCCGCCCGCGCCCAATCCAGCCTCACCAGCCGCGGATTGGACCGGAAGCTCCTCCCCACCTTCCCCGCCTCGGCGCCGTCCAGCCGCACCACGTCCGCGGTGAAGTCGAAGTCGCTGAGGAGGCCGCCGGTGCCGTCGCTGTGGCCCAGCAGGCTGCTCCCCACGCCGTACGCGGCGACGGGGACCTGCTGCGCCTCGAACTGGCGGATCTTGTTCGGTTTGAAGCCGCCGCTCACCACGATGCCGACCTCCGGGAAGCCCTCCGCGTCGAGCGTCGCGCGCATCTTTCGCACGAGGTGCGCGTTGACGCCGGTGAGGGAGGCGCGCCCCCAGACCTCCGGGTCGCCGATCAGCGAGTCGTCGATCAGCCGCTCGCTGGTGTCCACGCGCACGGCGGCCAGCGAGCCGGGGCCGAACTCCGCGCGCATCGCCCGCGCCACCTCCAGCGCGGTGCGGACGGAGTTGTTCTCGTAGTCCACCAGGCTCATCACCTGCACCTCCGGCTCCTCCGCGCGCAGGTAGCGGGCGAAGGCGAGCGTGGCGGCCACGGTGTCGCCGCCAAAGGTGGCGATCATGGCGTGCGGCATCGTCCCCACCCCCGGCGATCCCCACCAGGAACCGGCCGCGTCGCTGGACACGCTGCGTGCGCCGCCGATCTGCGCCGCGTAGCCGTCCGGCGTCTGCACGCGCCAATCGTCGTGGCGCGGGGCCATGAAGATGACGGGCTTCCCCGCCGCCGCCTCTACCACGGCACGCGTGTTTGTGGCGACGAGCGAGCGCCGCGCCAGCACCCCCAGCAGCGGCGTCTCCAGGTGCCCGAACGCGCGGTACGGCCCGGTGATGTGCATCACCGTCTCCCACGATTCCGAGCCCTCGGCGTTGATGGAGTCGCCTTCCAGCAGGGTGTCGACGGTGAGGCGGGTGTGGTCACAGCCCTCCGCGAGCTGCGTCTGGAGTAGCCGGAGCGCCTCGTAGACGCCGGCCAGGACGCCGCCCTTCTTGGCGAAGACCTGGAGCGTGACCTCCGGATCGATCCCCGCGTGGCGCAACGTGGCCGTGGTTCGCACGAAGTAGCGGTCGGAGAGCCAGCCCGAGGCCATTCGCGGGTCGAACTGGAAGAGCCGGGCCGGGAAGCGCGCGAGCCCCTCGTGAAGCTCCGCCTGGCGATCCGCGTCCCCCGCGGGTGATTGCGATGTCATGGTATCGGCCGTGTGTCTCGTGATGAGAACGAATGTACCTAAAAAAGCGAGCGTCACAACGTTCTTAAAACGAGAATAATACTCGCGCTGCGCACTGTCAAGCTTCCCGCGCGGCGGCGGACGCCTCTTCCCCGCCCTCCAGCGGGAGCCACGGCAGCCGGATGGAGGTCTCCAGGCGCGCGCGCAGCGTGTCTTCGCGGAAGCGGAAGAGTTCCGGTGGCACGCCTGGCCCGCCGGTGTCGCGCGTGCGCCGCTTCCCCGTGCCGTGCACGATGCGGGGGGCGCGCGTGGCGCGGTGATCCTTGGCGGCGGCCACCGCGCGCCGGAAGTTGGCGCGGTGCAACGGCCTGCCCGCGATCACCTCGCACCCGGCCTGCAGCTCGTCCAGCGTGAACTCGGCGCCCAGGAGCGCCATCAGCGCCGCTGGGAGGTACTTGATCTTGCCGCGCAGACGGCCCAGCGCGTCGGCCATGATCTCCCGGTGGTCGAACGCCATCGGCCGCCCGAACGCCTTTGCGCCGTCACCGGTGACGCGCCCCCAGGTGTCGCGATGCGCCTCCTCCACCAGCCCCGCCTCCCGCAGCAGGGCGAAGCGCTCGGAGACGCGCTCCTCGTTCCACTCGCGCAGCCCGAATCCCCAGGCGAACTCCACCCGCTCCGCTCGGTCCCCGCCCTGGCCGCGCGCCCAATCATCGAGCGCGCGCAAAGCGGATTGCGCCGCCGCACGCCCGTCCGCGGAGCGCAGGTCTTCCCAGGGGAAGTACGTGTAGACGTCCTCCCAGCGCGCGTCAGTGGCGTCGTCGCCGTGCTGGGGGTCGAAGCCGCCGCCCTCGCGCCGCACCAGCATCAGGTAGGCGTTAGTGGTGACGCGGGAGCCGCGCGAGACCCACTCACCCGTCCCGGGATCGCGCGCGCCGGCGAACTGGCGCGGGTCGCGGCCGTTGGTGCTGTAGCTGCCGAGCGGCTCCACGTGCTCGGGCGCGGGGCACCCGGTCTCCTCGCGCAGCTCGCGCAGGGCGGCCTCGCGCGAGTCGCGGTCCCCGGCCCAGTCCATGAAGCCGCCGGGCCACGCGTCGAGCCCGGCGAACGGCTCGCCGCCGCGCACCACCACGAGCGCCTGGAGCTGCGTGGCGCCTCCTTCGCGGCCCAGCGCGAGGGCGACCGCGTCACCCGTAACGGCGTGGCGCGGATATTCGCGCGCATCGTACTCCAGCGCCCACTCCGGCGGGTCGCCTCCCGGGTTCACCCCACGCACCTCCGCACCATCCTCCATCGCTCCCCCTTGCTGACCGGAATCATTGCGCGGCACGTTGAGCACGCTGCGGGCCAGCCGGCAAGGGGTCGGGGTTCACATGACGTCTGTCATAAGTCGTGACGGCCGGGAATGGCGCGCGGACGCCGGCGGGCGCCGCCGTGGTGGACGCGACCGGCAAGACGCTCCTCGCCGGCCTGATAGACCCGCACACGCACAGCTGCGGCGACGCGCTGCGCGAGGCGGTCGTTTTCGGCGTGACCACCGGGCTGGACATGTTCACCGACCCACCGCATGGCCGCCACTGCCCGCGCGGAGCAGGCGTCCGGAAGTGCCTGGCGAACGCGTGCGCCAGGTCCTGCGCCTCGCCGCCAACGGGGCCGCCGGCGCGGCCGGTGGCGCGGGAGAAGGGCTGGCTGAAGTGGAAGGAGGTTCGGGCAACAAGATCATTGTATAAGGGCACACACGAGGTAGATTGACCGTGGCAGTTCCTGCGTCATCCCACCCGTTCCCCGAGGTCTGATGCGAAACTCTTTTGTAATTCTCCTCCCCCTGGCCATGGCGTGCGCCCCCGCGGCGACGACCACGACCGACGGTCCGGCACCCGCGCCGCAGCCCACCGCGGCCGCGCCCGCAACGTGGAGGACGGGCAACCTGACGGCGACCCTCACCGCCGCCGAATTCCCCGCCGGCGTGCCGCAGGAAGCGCGGGCACAGATGGCCGGCGCGTGGGAGATCCAGTTCCACCAGGGCAATCACTACGTTGGAATGCACAACGGCAGGCAGGTCGTGGAGGGTAACTACCGGATCGAGGGAAACCAGCTCACGTTCACGGGCCGCGAATCCGGCCCGATGGCCTGCCCCACCCCGGCCACCTACACCTGGCAGGTCACCAACGGCCAGGCGAGGTTCACGCTGGTGGGCGACGAACCATGCCGTGGCCGAGCCGCTGTGCTGACGGCGCGCCCGTTCGCCTTCCAACCCGCATGATCGAGGCGGTACGCTGAAAACGGAGGCCCGGCCGGCTTCGCGCTGGCCGGGCCTTCGTGCGTCCGCCATCCACGGGGGGCGGAATACTTGCAGGACGGTTCCCCACGAGCCGAGCAGCCTCCGCCCCCGGATCCCCGGCACATGCCCGATCCACCCGTCCCATCCGGCAGCGCCGTCGCCGATCGCCCGGGCGCGCGCGGCGACCCGACGGCCGCGCCGAAGCGGAAGGCGCGGTGGTGGTCGCCGGAGACGCGCCGCACCCCGGCCCGGCCCTGCCTCAACTGCGGCGACCCCACCGTGAGCGCCTTCTGCCCCACCTGCGGGCAGCGCAAGGTGGAGGTGAGGATCTCGTTGCGGAGGATGCTGCTCGAGCTGCTGGAGGACCAGCTCGCGCTCAACGCGACGCTGCCCCGCACCGTCGGGGCGCTCCTCTTCCGCCCCGGCCACCTCACCTCCGAGTACGTGAAGGGGCGGATCGTGCGATACGTGCCGCCGTTCCGGCTGTACCTGGTCACCTCCGTCCTCTTCTTCGTCCTCCTCCCGCTCGCCGCCGACGCCAACATCATCGCGGACCAGGTCGCCCGCGACGACGCCGCGCAGGTGAGGCGCGTGTCCGCCCCGGCGGCCGCGAACCCGGGCGGGCTCCCTGCTCCGCCCCCGCCTCCCGCGCGGCCCCGCGAAGAGATGGACATCAACATCGCCTGGAAGGACACGGCGGCGGTGCCCGGCTGGCTGAAGCCGCTGAACCGCCGCCTCACCCGCACCGGGGAGCGCCTCAAGAGGATGCCCCCCGGCGAGGCGCTGCGGGCGCTGATCGTGGCGATGGAGGAGAACGCGCCCAAGGGCGTGTTCCTCATGATGCCGCTCTTCGCGTTCTTTCTGAAGGTGCTGTACTTCCGCCAGAGGCGTTACTTCGTGGAGCACTTCGTCTTCGCGCTGCACGTGCACTCGCTGGCGTTCGTGCTCTCCACCGTCGGGATGCTCTTCCAGTTCCCGCTGCTCCTGGGGACGCTCGGGCTCTGGCAGCTCGTCTACGTATTCGTGGCGATGAAGCGGGTTTACGGACAGGGGATCGTCCGCACCTTTGCGAAGTACCTCGCGCTGGGCTTCGCGTACGTCGTCTTCGGCGTGGGGCTCGGCGCCGCGGCGACGATGCTGCTGGCGGCGATCACCATGTAGCGGGTCCGGTATACGCGAAAAAACCGCTCCGGCATGTGCCGGAGCGGCTTTTTCGAATCAGTGGAGATGCCGGGAATCGAACCCGGGTCCGCCTGCAGATCCCCCACGACTTCTACGTGCGTATTCCACTGTTCTTTTCTCCTCGCCCGGTCATCGGCCAGTGGAAGGCCCATCCCAGACCAGTCGTGTAATCTCGCTTACCCTACCACGACGCTCGGGCAAGCCAGCTTGAATTTGCGACAACTGCTGACCCGGCTCAAGCGGGTCTGATCAGCAGAAGGGCGGTAAGGATTTCCCCGAGGGGAACTCTACTTACGCAGCCAGGGCGAAGTTATCGTTCGCAGTTACAGGTTTTACCGCTTATTTAACGAGGCACTCGGAGACCTCGGCACGCAGCCATGGCTTCACCACACACGTCGAAGCCAGTCATCCCCAGACCCGAATTGTCAACGCAGGTAATCTAACCGGCTTGGCGGAGAGTGTCAATCCCGTTGCGGGGCAAGGGGTTAGGGGGTCTGCGCATCGGTCCGGCGCACGTGCCCCCCTCCCCCCGGCCCCCTCCCCCGCCTGCGGGGGCGCAGGGCGGGCGAGGGGGAGAACTCCGCTCGCCGCGCGCAGATC
This genomic window contains:
- a CDS encoding response regulator, yielding MSRRVLVIDDEDDIREVAQLALEAVAGWEVFSASSGAEGLRVAAERVPDAILLDVMMPEMDGPSTFRALRAQPATAEIPVILLTAKVQASDRTRFQDLGVSGVLTKPFDPMELARQIEEVLGW
- a CDS encoding RidA family protein yields the protein MTSLQKVHTDQAPAAIGPYSQAIVARGFVFTAGQIALDPVSMQLIEGDVVAQTEQVMKNLRAVLQEAGSDLSAVVKTTVFLRDMNDFTAMNEVYGRHFGDHAPARSSVQAAGLPRNCAVEIECVALVLEA
- a CDS encoding O-acetyl-ADP-ribose deacetylase, with translation MTPQERIRITNGDITKADVDAIVNAANTSLLGGGGVDGAIHRAAGPELVAECRMLGGCRTGEAKITRGYRLPARWVIHTVGPVWQDGSHGEDELLASAWRNSLAIATEHGLRTIAFPSISTGAYRFPLARAARIAIATALTHFRENELPEEVTVVCFGDEAYQHYLTALAAAD
- a CDS encoding phosphomannomutase/phosphoglucomutase; the protein is MANPHIFRQYDIRGVVGPDVTVEVAEQIGRAFATLAIRRLGKPRPTLALGRDNRLTSPDLAAGVRRGMVAAGVHVVDVGLVPTPVHSFAVYHGELDGGLQVTGSHNPPQYNGFKMTLGGSIYGDSIQEVRRMIDESDYESGEGSVEERDVMDDYVRYIAERFTIGRKLKVVVDCGNGTGSIVAERLLTALGDNVEVIPIFCESDGTFPNHHPDPVVDKNLVDIIARVKAEGADLGVAFDGDADRIGAIDDRGEIVRGDTLLLLYGLDLIQRRGPGQKVVFDVKCSQLLPEMLEKVGGVPVMNATGHSLIKKRMKEEGSLLSGELSGHIMFGDNYFGYDDALYGAVLLIDIVARQGRPLSEWIAEFPVFVSTAELRYPATEETKFAIVERATAHFRKDHEVIDVDGARVLFGDGWGLIRASNTEPVLVARYEAKTDERLEEIRSEMEGWLAGEGIGGPSVGH
- the sucC gene encoding ADP-forming succinate--CoA ligase subunit beta; this encodes MNIHEYQAKELLAAQGIPVPMGEVATTPEQAEEIARRLGGAVVIKAQVHAGGRGKAGGVKLASTPEEAREKAEAILKLTIKDLPVQKVLVAPAEDIASEAYVGIILDRASHAPVFMVSAAGGVDIEEVAHTNPEAIIKLPVDPRYGLLPHQAYELATKLYTDVKQQRAAAKIIQQLYKAFMEAGGSLVEINPLITTPSGEVKAIDAKFNIDDNELFRLPAIEALRDESSEAPAEVQAREAGLTFIKLDGNVGCVVNGAGLAMATMDLVKYYGGDPANFLDIGGSSNPEKVVNALRIITTDPAVKVILFNIFGGITRTDDVANGIVTATRQLNMDIPIVIRLTGTNEEIAIKILNEAGFTALTDMDDAVQKAVALANGEAQ
- a CDS encoding cysteine hydrolase family protein, which codes for MKARIGWVVDAQNDFLLPPEQGGRLYVHDLFDNGEDAGATQAIPAIERAVEWMRARCDVMVYTGDWHSYADEEIDAAAPDPSRGTYPPHCMGLSDDAAEREGAQILASIRPEDPIVLSRAATPEDARAAARRAVATRRPVFIHKSKFDVFEGNRATDDLLRALREELRKPVEVFVAGVARDVCVKQAVEGMLAPQRALPVTLISDATWGLGIEKEEESLARWLASGAALMTTAGLAMRDS
- the nadE gene encoding NAD(+) synthase; the encoded protein is MTTASATSTSRREIPATLRIDAEAELAAMAEWLAGVVRGAGMRRVVMGLSGGVDSAVAAMVAARALGPENVVLLSMPYGSGRHAASAPASLNDARAVAERLPEAEWRTIDIAASVDASAAASGLHDVLAADPSNVRAVLALGNLKARHRAVTLYTFANMAGDTLVLGTENRTENLLGYFTVHGDAASDLEVLSPFLKTEVWQLAEASGVPSVVIDKAPSADLWPGQTDESELGFTYGEADQVLAHYWPAFGAARARGESLPEGIPESVVAAVLARVDATAWKRAAKPVYPGRSAR
- a CDS encoding bifunctional ADP-heptose synthase yields the protein MERLTRARLDEILERGRGLRVVVVGDLMLDVYLVGAVSRISPEAPVPVVHVTEERTALGGAANVAANVAALGAACEVVGYVGMDAAGAQIRRELAELDGGKVHARLVERPDRPTTTKTRVVARQQQVVRFDRERDDDLPDDCAAELCEHVRAAVAACDALVLEDYNKGVLVPSVIRTALDAAEAAGIPSVVDPKFRNFFAFGGATVFKPNAVELGTAMASPVRAGDDEWLENARTQTGARHLLLTLGEDGMALRSEGGSSFRIPTQAREVYDVSGAGDTVTAFLAVALAAGATIEEAAVLANLAAGIEVGKPGVATVAPDELRAMLADRAEA